Proteins encoded within one genomic window of Oncorhynchus mykiss isolate Arlee chromosome 27, USDA_OmykA_1.1, whole genome shotgun sequence:
- the cab39 gene encoding calcium-binding protein 39, protein MPFPFGKSHKSPADIVKNLKDNMTVLEKHDISDKKAEKATEEVSKSLVAMKEILYGTNEKEPQTEAVAQLAQELYNSGLLSTLVADLQLIDFEGKKDVAQIFNNILRRQIGTRTPTVEYLCTQQNILFMLLKGYESPEIALNCGIMLRECIRHEPLAKITLGAEQFYDFFRYVEMSTFDIASDAFATFKDLLTRHKILSAEFLEQHYDRFFSEYEKLLHSENYVTKRQSLKLLGELLLDRHNFTIMTKYISKPENLKLMMNLLRDKSRNIQFEAFHVFKVFVANPNKTQPILDILLKNQTKLIEFLSKFQNDRTEDEQFNDEKTYLVKQIKDLKRPAPQEA, encoded by the exons ATGCCGTTCCCCTTTGGCAAGTCCCACAAGTCGCCGGCGGACATCGTCAAGAACCTGAAGGACAACATGACGGTGTTGGAGAAACATGACATCTCTGACAAGAAGGCTGAGAAG GCCACAGAGGAGGTGTCTAAGAGCCTGGTTGCGATGAAGGAGATTCTGTATGGCACTAATGAGAAGGAGCCCCAGACAGAGGCTGTGGCCCAGCTGGCTCAGGAGCTCTACAACAGCGGCCTGCTCAGCACCCTCGTAGCTGACCTGCAGCTCATCGACTTTGAG GGTAAGAAGGATGTGGCTCAGATCTTCAACAACATTCTGAGACGTCAGATCGGGACACGGACGCCCACGGTGGAGTACCTCTGCACTCAGCAGAACATCCTCTTCATGCTGCTCAAAGG GTACGAGTCTCCAGAGATCGCTCTGAACTGTGGCATCATGCTGAGGGAGTGTATCAGGCACGAGCCACTGGCCAAGATCACCCTGGGGGCCGAGCAGTTCTACGACTTCTTCAGATATGTGGAGATGTCCACGTTCGACATCGCTTCAGACGCATTTGCAACTTTTAAa GACTTGCTAACGAGACACAAGATTTTGAGTGCAGAGTTCCTGGAGCAGCATTACGACAGG TTCTTCAGTGAATATGAGAAGTTACTCCACTCAGAGAACTACGTGACTAAAAGGCAGTCCCTCAAG TTGCTGGGAGAGCTTCTTCTCGATCGACACAATTTCACCATCATGACTAAATACATCAGCAAGCCAGAGAACCTCAAGCTAATGATGAACCTTCTTCGAGACAAAAGCCGCAACATCCAGTTTGAGGCCTTCCACGTCTTCaag GTGTTTGTGGCCAACCCCAACAAGACACAGCCCATCTTGGACATTCTTCTGAAGAACCAGACCAAACTCATCGAGTTCCTCTCCAAGTTCCAGAACGACAGGACGGAGGACGAACAGTTCAACGATGAAAAGACGTATCTGGTCAAACAGATCAAAGATCTGAAGAGGCCAGCTCCACAGGAGGCCTGA
- the LOC110507957 gene encoding integral membrane protein 2C, translated as MVKITFLSVAGQKVEKEENDGEKTEILITHPMEDDEELVLPLRSQRSPLNGLCCLTSGLVVFMSGLVLASIYVYRYYFIPQIPEESLFHCRVRYEDSVYAPLRGRQELEENVGIYLEDNYEQISVPVPHFGGSDPADIIHDFHRGLTAYHDIALDKCYVIELNTTIVMPPRNLWELLVNVKKGTYLPQTYIIQEEMVVTGKVHNMRQLGPFICRLCNGKDTYRLKRHARRRINKREAANCHRIRHFENTFVVETVICDGA; from the exons ATGGTCAAGATCACTTTCCTGTCCGTCGCGGGTCAGAAAGTCGAGAAGGAGGAGAATGATGGCGAAAAGACCGAAATTCTCATAACCCATCCGATG gaggatgatgaggagCTGGTTCTGCCTCTGCGCTCCCAGAGGTCTCCTCTGAACGGCCTATGTTGCCTGACCTCTGGCCTGGTGGTCTTCATGTCTGGCCTGGTGTTGGCCTCCATCTATGTCTATCGCTACTACTTCATACCACAG ATCCCAGAGGAGAGTCTGTTCCACTGCAGGGTTCGTTATGAGGACTCAGTGTACGCCCCTCTGAGAGGCAGACAGGAGCTGGAGGAGAACGTGGGCATCTACCTGGAAGACAACTATGAGCAGATCAGCGTGCCTGTGCCCCATTTTGGAGGAAGTGACCCTGCTGACATCATCCACGACTTTCACAGG GGACTGACAGCCTACCATGACATCGCTTTGGACAAATGCTATGTCATCGAGCTCAATACCACCATCGTCATGCCCCCACGGAACCTCTGGGAACTGCTGGTCAATGTTAAG AAGGGGACGTACCTTCCCCAGACCTACATTATCCAGGAGGAGATGGTTGTGACGGGGAAGGTTCATAACATGCGCCAGCTGGGGCCCTTCATCTGCCGCCTGTGTAACGGCAAGGACACATACCGCCTGAAGCGCCACGCCCGCAGAC GCATCAACAAACGGGAAGCGGCGAACTGCCATCGCATCCGCCACTTTGAGAACACGTTTGTGGTTGAGACGGTCATCTGTGATGGAGCATAA
- the lpar5b gene encoding lysophosphatidic acid receptor 5b, with product MNNTNDTLEDSAPELSCVSAVYTVSAAVYGCVMVLGLPLNAVSLWILLRRHGLKSSSAVFMSHLALSDLLLVLSLPTRVYFYTTGTWPLGIQACTATTMLFRNNIRSSAVFITFIGLDRLLAVVYPLRTRHIRTTTNAWKACVFIWVLIVAVNIPEALYFISQMKSCNATDKCFEFTQECDLNVQIAGYVQFGLVFAMLGVNVVSTTMVSWTLHRHLSDAAMVNNKMNVMLIFTINLLMFIVFFLPSSIVLILKIKQAIMPMFCLASINCCLDPLLYYFSLDAFWKTKERSDIEVSLARSHESRLGRTQ from the coding sequence ATGAACAACACCAACGATACCTTAGAGGACAGCGCTCCGGAGCTAAGTTGTGTGAGTGCAGTGTATACAGTCTCTGCCGCGGTGTACGGCTGTGTGATGGTGCTGGGCCTGCCGCTCAACGCTGTGTCACTGTGGATTCTGCTACGCCGCCACGGCCTCAAATCCTCCAGCGCGGTCTTCATGAGCCACCTggctctgtcagacctgctgcTGGTGCTCTCCCTGCCCACCCGGGTCTACTTCTACACCACAGGCACCTGGCCCCTGGGCATCCAGGCCTGCACGGCCACCACCATGCTGTTCCGCAACAACATCCGCTCCAGCGCCGTCTTCATCACATTCATTGGCCTGGACAGGCTGCTGGCTGTGGTCTACCCTCTAAGAACCCGCCACATCCGCACCACCACCAATGCCTGGAAGGCCTGTGTCTTCATCTGGGTCTTGATCGTGGCAGTCAACATCCCAGAGGCCCTCTACTTCATCAGTCAGATGAAGAGCTGTAATGCCACTGACAAATGCTTTGAGTTTACTCAAGAATGTGACTTGAATGTGCAGATAGCTGGTTACGTGCAGTTTGGGCTGGTGTTCGCCATGCTGGGGGTCAACGTGGTCTCCACCACCATGGTGTCCTGGACGCTACACAGGCACCTCAGCGATGCTGCCATGGTCAACAATAAGATGAATGTCATGCTGATCTTCACCATCAACCTTCTGATGTTTATTGTCTTCTTCCTGCCCTCCTCCATAGTGCTGATTCTCAAAATCAAGCAGGCTATCATGCCCATGTTCTGTCTGGCCAGCATCAACTGTTGTCTAGATCCACTGTTGTACTACTTCTCTTTAGATGCTTTCTGGAAGACGAAAGAGCGTTCTGACATAGAGGTTTCACTGGCCAGATCACATGAAAGTAGATTAGGGAGGACACAGTGA